The Saccharopolyspora gloriosae genome window below encodes:
- a CDS encoding DUF397 domain-containing protein: MSDATDEIWRKATRSQGAHNCVEVALTRSTTAIRDSKAPEAGHLTANSTQWSAFLNALKSGMLDG; this comes from the coding sequence ATGAGCGACGCGACCGACGAAATCTGGCGCAAGGCAACGAGGTCGCAAGGCGCGCACAACTGCGTCGAGGTCGCTCTCACCCGCTCGACCACGGCGATCCGAGACAGCAAAGCCCCCGAAGCAGGGCACCTGACGGCGAATTCCACGCAGTGGTCCGCTTTCCTCAACGCGCTCAAGAGCGGCATGCTGGACGGCTGA
- a CDS encoding helix-turn-helix domain-containing protein, whose protein sequence is MNNSWPAVRRVQVGLILRNLRRESGVKPKEIAERLDWYPSKLTKVERGDLTVSAAEVDVLLGMFGVTESEDTTRLRTLAKEARRRDQPARVPDWAATYVALEGAATEVKIYDPEVIPAMLQTESYARALLSNPLDETTDPEPAVAERGSRANRFTDDGPKLWVVLGEAAMHRQVGGRDVLREQLQHLRKMAARPNITLQLLPFAAGEHVALGSSFTLISLSEPPATFAYFEGLTGAEYMDKPVHTEAHEKAFDSLRMVASSDRETARMLERRVKELKQATE, encoded by the coding sequence ATGAACAACTCCTGGCCCGCCGTCCGCCGTGTGCAGGTCGGCCTGATCCTGCGGAACCTGCGGCGCGAATCCGGGGTGAAACCGAAGGAGATCGCCGAACGGCTCGACTGGTATCCGAGCAAGCTGACGAAGGTCGAACGCGGCGATCTCACCGTGTCGGCGGCCGAAGTCGACGTGCTGCTCGGCATGTTCGGCGTCACCGAAAGCGAAGACACCACCCGGCTCCGCACCCTGGCCAAGGAAGCCCGGCGACGCGATCAGCCGGCGCGGGTGCCGGACTGGGCGGCAACGTACGTGGCACTGGAAGGCGCGGCGACGGAGGTCAAGATCTACGACCCCGAGGTCATTCCCGCGATGTTGCAGACCGAGTCGTACGCACGGGCGCTGCTGTCGAACCCGCTCGACGAGACCACCGACCCGGAACCAGCGGTGGCAGAACGAGGTTCACGAGCGAATCGGTTCACGGATGACGGCCCGAAACTATGGGTGGTACTCGGCGAGGCTGCCATGCATCGCCAGGTCGGCGGACGGGACGTGCTGCGAGAACAACTCCAGCACCTTCGGAAAATGGCCGCACGCCCGAACATCACGTTGCAACTGCTGCCGTTCGCGGCGGGTGAGCATGTCGCGCTTGGCAGTTCGTTCACCCTGATCAGCCTGTCTGAACCGCCAGCGACCTTCGCCTACTTCGAAGGCCTGACCGGGGCCGAGTACATGGACAAGCCAGTGCACACGGAGGCGCACGAAAAAGCTTTCGACAGCCTGCGCATGGTGGCATCCTCGGACCGGGAAACGGCTCGGATGCTAGAGCGCCGAGTCAAGGAGTTGAAGCAAGCGACGGAGTGA
- a CDS encoding DUF397 domain-containing protein: MSDATGYKWRKASRSQGANNCAEVALSRSTKAIRDSKAPEAGHLTANTAQWSAFLNALKSGALDG; the protein is encoded by the coding sequence ATGAGCGACGCGACCGGTTACAAGTGGCGCAAGGCATCCCGGTCGCAAGGCGCGAACAACTGCGCCGAGGTCGCACTTTCCCGCTCCACCAAGGCAATCCGAGACAGCAAAGCCCCCGAGGCCGGGCACCTGACAGCGAACACCGCGCAGTGGTCCGCGTTCCTCAACGCGCTCAAGAGCGGCGCGCTGGACGGCTGA
- a CDS encoding HigA family addiction module antitoxin: MSDERVTDPVHPGEILNEEYLRPLGVSQYRLSKDIGVPARRINEIVRGARRISADTALRMARYFGTTERFFLNLQEHYDLEVEKDRIRDELDRIVPLAQAG, encoded by the coding sequence ATGAGCGACGAACGCGTCACGGACCCGGTGCACCCGGGTGAAATCCTCAACGAGGAGTACCTGCGGCCGCTGGGTGTCAGTCAGTACCGGCTGTCCAAGGACATCGGTGTTCCCGCGCGAAGGATCAACGAGATCGTGCGCGGCGCCCGGCGCATCAGCGCTGACACCGCCCTGCGCATGGCGCGCTACTTCGGCACGACGGAGCGTTTTTTCCTCAACTTGCAGGAACACTACGACCTCGAAGTCGAGAAGGACCGCATCCGCGACGAGCTCGACCGGATCGTTCCGCTCGCCCAAGCGGGCTGA